Proteins encoded together in one Camelina sativa cultivar DH55 chromosome 9, Cs, whole genome shotgun sequence window:
- the LOC104711415 gene encoding peroxidase 34-like, whose protein sequence is MKFSASSSSTSFTWTILITLGCLMLRASLSDAQLTPTFYDTSCPNVTNIIRDTIVNELRSDPRIAASILRLHFHDCFVNGCDASILLDNTTSFRTEKDAFGNANSTRGFPVIDRMKSAIERACPRTVSCADVLTIAAQQSVTLAGGPSWRVPLGRRDSLQAFMELANENLPGPSSTLQVLKEKFGNVGLDRPSDLVALSGGHTFGKNQCQFIIDRLYNFSETGLPDPTLNATYLQTLRGLCPQNGNLSALVDFDLRTPTVFDNKYYVNLKEQKGLIQSDQELFSSPDAADTIPLVRAYADGTQTFFNAFVEAINRMGNITPLTGTQGQIRLNCRVVNSNSLLHDVVEIVDFVSSM, encoded by the exons ATGAAGTTCtctgcttcttcgtcttctactTCGTTCACATGGACAATCTTAATCACATTGGGATGTCTTATGCTTCGCGCGTCTTTGTCCGATGCTCAGCTTACTCCTACCTTTTACGACACTTCATGTCCTAACGTCACCAACATCATAAGAGATACCATTGTCAACGAGTTAAGGTCAGACCCTCGTATCGCTGCGAGCATTCTTCGCCTTCACTTTCACGACTGCTTTGTTAAT GGTTGTGACGCATCGATCTTGTTGGACAACACAACATCATTCCGCACAGAGAAAGATGCGTTTGGAAACGCAAATTCGACTCGGGGATTTCCTGTGATTGATAGAATGAAATCCGCAATAGAGAGGGCGTGCCCAAGAACCGTTTCATGCGCAGATGTGCTCACCATTGCAGCTCAACAATCTGTCACGCTG GCAGGAGGTCCTTCTTGGAGGGTTCCTTTGGGGAGAAGAGACAGCTTACAAGCATTTATGGAACTCGCTAATGAAAATCTTCCTGGTCCATCCTCCACACTTCAAGTACttaaagaaaaatttggaaatgTTGGCCTCGACCGTCCTTCTGATCTTGTTGCTCTTTCCg ggGGTCACACATTTGGTAAAAATCAATGTCAATTTATTATAGACAGATTATACAACTTCAGCGAGACCGGTTTACCCGACCCTACTCTCAACGCTACTTACCTCCAGACTCTTCGTGGACTATGTCCCCAAAATGGCAATCTAAGTGCCTTGGTGGATTTTGATCTGCGCACGCCTACGGTTTTCGATAACAAATACTATGTGAATCTGAAAGAGCAAAAAGGTCTTATCCAGAGCGACCAAGAGTTGTTCTCTAGCCCCGATGCAGCTGACACAATCCCCTTGGTGAGAGCATATGCTGATGGCACACAAACATTCTTCAACGCATTTGTGGAGGCAATAAATAGGATGGGAAACATTACACCTCTTACAGGAACTCAAGGACAAATCAGGTTGAATTGTAGGGTGGTGAATTCCAACTCTCTACTCCATGATGTGGTGGAGATTGTTGACTTTGTTAGCTCCATGTGa